The Pseudomonas sp. R4-35-07 genome contains a region encoding:
- a CDS encoding YHYH domain-containing protein, whose product MKIIIFLLTLVLAVISIFVIAHGGRTDKQGYHNDKKTGALHCH is encoded by the coding sequence ATGAAAATTATCATCTTTTTACTGACACTGGTTCTCGCCGTCATTTCTATATTTGTAATTGCTCACGGTGGCCGTACCGATAAGCAGGGCTACCACAATGACAAGAAGACTGGGGCACTACACTGCCACTGA
- a CDS encoding peptide ABC transporter ATP-binding protein codes for MAVVLTARDLTRHYEVSRGLFKGHATVRALNGVSFELEAGKTLAVVGESGCGKSTLARALTLIEEPSSGSLKIAGQEVAGADKAQRKQLRKDVQMVFQSPYASLNPRQKVGDQLGEPLLINTNLSAAERREKVQAMMKQVGLRPEHYQRYPHMFSGGQRQRIALARAMMLQPKVLVADEPTSALDVSIQAQVLNLFMDLQQEFNTAYVFISHNLAVVQHVADDVMVMYLGRPVEVGPKEDIYARPLHPYTQALLSATPTIHPDPNKPKIKIVGELPNPLNPPSGCAFHKRCPYATARCSTEEPLLRPLDNRQVACHYAEQFVA; via the coding sequence ATGGCCGTCGTTCTTACCGCCCGCGACCTGACCCGTCACTACGAAGTGTCCCGTGGCCTGTTCAAGGGCCACGCTACGGTGCGTGCCCTCAATGGCGTGTCTTTCGAACTGGAAGCCGGCAAGACCCTCGCCGTCGTAGGCGAATCAGGTTGCGGCAAATCCACCCTGGCCCGCGCCCTCACGCTGATCGAAGAGCCGTCATCCGGCTCCCTTAAAATCGCCGGCCAGGAAGTGGCCGGCGCCGACAAGGCCCAGCGCAAGCAATTGCGCAAAGACGTGCAGATGGTGTTCCAGAGCCCGTACGCGTCGTTGAACCCACGGCAGAAAGTCGGTGATCAGCTCGGCGAGCCGCTGCTGATCAACACCAACCTGTCCGCCGCCGAACGCCGCGAGAAAGTGCAGGCGATGATGAAGCAAGTGGGCCTGCGCCCTGAGCATTATCAGCGCTACCCGCACATGTTCTCCGGTGGCCAGCGCCAGCGTATCGCCCTGGCCCGGGCGATGATGCTGCAACCCAAAGTGCTGGTGGCGGATGAACCGACCTCGGCACTGGACGTGTCGATCCAGGCCCAGGTACTCAACCTGTTCATGGACCTGCAGCAGGAATTCAACACGGCCTACGTGTTCATCTCCCACAACCTGGCCGTGGTGCAGCACGTTGCCGATGACGTGATGGTGATGTACCTCGGCCGCCCGGTGGAAGTGGGCCCCAAGGAAGACATCTACGCCCGCCCCCTGCACCCGTACACCCAGGCGCTGCTGTCGGCCACGCCGACCATCCACCCGGACCCGAACAAGCCAAAGATCAAGATCGTCGGCGAGCTGCCCAACCCGCTGAACCCGCCGTCGGGTTGCGCCTTTCACAAGCGCTGCCCGTACGCGACGGCACGCTGCAGCACCGAGGAGCCGCTGTTGCGGCCGTTGGATAATCGCCAGGTGGCTTGCCACTATGCGGAGCAGTTCGTGGCCTGA
- a CDS encoding ABC transporter ATP-binding protein, with protein MSLLEIKNLNVRFGDETAVPVVDGLDITVDKGEVLAIVGESGSGKSVTMMALMGLIEHPGIVTADALNFDGKDMLKLSNRQRRQIVGKDLAMVFQDPMTALNPSYTVGFQIEEVLRLHLKMSGKQARKRAIELLEKVEIPGASSRMDAYPHQLSGGMSQRVAIAMAIAGEPKLLIADEPTTALDVTIQAQIMDLLLALQKEQNMGLVLITHDLAVVAETAQRVCVMYAGQAVEVGQVPQLFDIPAHPYSEALLKAIPEHSLGATRLATLPGIVPGRYDRPQGCLLSPRCPYVRENCRTERPALDPKTNSLARCFYPLNQEVA; from the coding sequence ATGTCACTGTTAGAAATCAAGAATCTCAACGTTCGCTTCGGCGACGAGACCGCCGTGCCAGTGGTCGATGGCCTCGACATTACCGTCGACAAAGGCGAAGTCCTGGCAATCGTTGGCGAGTCGGGCTCGGGTAAATCCGTGACCATGATGGCGCTGATGGGCCTGATTGAGCACCCCGGCATCGTCACCGCCGATGCCCTGAACTTCGACGGCAAGGACATGCTCAAGCTGAGCAACCGTCAGCGCCGCCAGATCGTCGGCAAAGACCTGGCGATGGTGTTCCAGGACCCGATGACCGCGCTGAACCCCAGCTACACCGTGGGGTTCCAGATTGAAGAAGTGCTGCGCCTGCACCTGAAAATGTCCGGCAAGCAAGCGCGCAAGCGCGCCATCGAACTCTTGGAAAAAGTGGAAATCCCTGGCGCTTCCAGCCGTATGGATGCCTACCCGCACCAACTCTCCGGCGGTATGAGCCAGCGCGTGGCAATCGCCATGGCGATTGCCGGCGAGCCGAAACTGCTGATCGCCGACGAACCGACCACCGCGTTGGACGTCACGATTCAAGCGCAGATCATGGACCTGCTGCTGGCCCTGCAAAAAGAGCAGAACATGGGCCTGGTGCTGATCACTCACGACCTCGCGGTGGTGGCTGAAACCGCCCAGCGCGTGTGCGTGATGTATGCCGGCCAGGCCGTTGAAGTCGGCCAGGTCCCGCAACTGTTCGACATTCCAGCGCACCCTTACAGCGAAGCGCTGCTCAAGGCGATCCCCGAGCACAGCCTGGGCGCCACACGCCTGGCCACGCTGCCGGGTATCGTGCCCGGCCGTTACGACCGCCCGCAAGGTTGCCTGCTATCGCCGCGCTGCCCGTATGTGCGTGAGAACTGCCGTACCGAGCGCCCTGCGCTCGACCCGAAAACCAACAGCCTTGCGCGCTGCTTCTACCCCTTGAACCAGGAGGTGGCGTAA
- a CDS encoding ABC transporter permease subunit codes for MTTSTPVSAVDQSLLYPSPYKEFWQAFSKNKGAVAGLLFMLLIVFCAIFAPWVAPHNPSEQYRDFLLTPPSWLEGGQIQFLLGTDELGRDLLSRLIQGSRLSLLIGLSSVVMSLIPGILLGLFAGFFPRLLGPTIMRLMDIMLALPSLLLAVAIVAILGPGLINTVIAIAIVSLPSYVRLTRAAVMGELNRDYVTAARLAGAGLPRLMFITVLPNCMAPLIVQATLSFSSAILDAAALGFLGLGVQPPTPEWGTMLASARDYIERAWWVVSLPGLTILLSVLAINLMGDGLRDALDPKLKNAA; via the coding sequence ATGACTACCTCTACTCCAGTGTCAGCAGTCGATCAGAGCCTGCTGTACCCGTCTCCGTACAAAGAATTCTGGCAAGCCTTTTCCAAGAACAAAGGCGCGGTTGCCGGCCTGCTGTTCATGTTGCTGATCGTGTTCTGCGCGATCTTCGCGCCGTGGGTTGCACCGCATAACCCGAGCGAGCAATACCGCGACTTCCTGCTCACTCCGCCGTCATGGCTGGAAGGCGGGCAGATCCAGTTCCTGTTGGGCACCGACGAACTGGGCCGGGATTTGCTCTCGCGCCTGATCCAGGGTTCGCGCCTGTCGCTGTTGATCGGTTTGTCCTCCGTGGTGATGTCGCTGATCCCGGGCATCCTGCTTGGCCTGTTCGCCGGGTTCTTCCCGCGCCTGCTGGGCCCGACCATCATGCGCTTGATGGACATCATGCTGGCCCTGCCGTCGCTGCTGCTGGCCGTGGCGATTGTCGCCATCCTCGGCCCTGGCCTGATCAACACCGTGATCGCCATCGCCATTGTGTCGCTGCCGTCCTACGTGCGCCTGACCCGCGCTGCGGTGATGGGCGAACTGAACCGCGACTACGTGACCGCCGCGCGCCTGGCCGGTGCCGGCCTGCCACGCCTGATGTTCATCACCGTGCTGCCCAACTGCATGGCGCCGCTGATCGTGCAGGCCACCTTGAGTTTCTCGTCGGCGATCCTCGATGCCGCCGCCCTGGGCTTCCTCGGCCTTGGCGTACAACCGCCAACGCCGGAGTGGGGCACCATGCTGGCATCGGCCCGCGACTATATCGAACGCGCTTGGTGGGTCGTGAGCTTGCCGGGCTTGACCATTTTGCTCAGCGTGCTGGCAATCAACTTGATGGGTGACGGCCTGCGCGACGCGCTGGACCCGAAACTCAAGAACGCCGCCTGA
- a CDS encoding ABC transporter permease subunit, whose translation MFSFIARRLGLLIPTFFGITLLTFALIRMIPGDPVEVMMGERRVDPEMHAQAMERLGLNKPLYAQYLDYVGKLAQGDLGESLRTRTSVWTEFTALFPATLELSIAALLFAGILGLLAGVIAALKRGSLFDHGVMGISLAGYSMPIFWWGLILIMFFSVSLGWTPVSGRIDLLYDIEPRTGFMLIDTLLADEPDAFWDALHHLILPAIVLGTIPLAVIARMTRSSMLEVLREDYIRTAKAKGLSPARVVFVHGLRNALIPVLTVVGLQVGTLLAGAVLTETIFSWPGIGKWLIEAIGARDYPVVQNGILLIACLVILVNFVVDILYGFANPRIRHQR comes from the coding sequence ATGTTTAGTTTTATTGCCCGCCGACTGGGGTTATTGATCCCCACGTTCTTCGGCATCACGTTGCTGACCTTTGCGTTGATTCGCATGATTCCAGGCGACCCCGTAGAAGTCATGATGGGCGAGCGGCGGGTTGACCCCGAAATGCATGCCCAGGCAATGGAGCGCCTTGGCCTTAACAAGCCGTTGTATGCGCAATACCTGGATTACGTCGGCAAGCTCGCCCAAGGCGACCTTGGCGAATCGCTGCGTACCCGCACCAGCGTGTGGACCGAGTTCACCGCACTCTTTCCGGCGACCCTGGAACTGTCCATCGCCGCCCTGCTGTTCGCCGGTATCCTGGGCCTGTTGGCCGGGGTGATCGCGGCCTTGAAACGAGGGTCCCTGTTCGACCATGGGGTGATGGGCATCTCCCTGGCGGGATATTCGATGCCGATCTTCTGGTGGGGCCTGATCCTGATCATGTTCTTCTCGGTAAGCCTGGGCTGGACCCCGGTTTCCGGGCGTATCGACCTGCTCTACGACATCGAGCCGCGCACCGGCTTCATGCTCATCGACACCCTGCTGGCCGACGAGCCGGACGCGTTCTGGGACGCCCTGCACCACCTGATCCTGCCAGCCATCGTGCTGGGCACCATCCCGCTGGCGGTGATTGCGCGGATGACCCGTTCGTCGATGCTCGAAGTGCTGCGCGAAGACTACATCCGTACCGCCAAGGCCAAGGGCCTGTCGCCGGCGCGCGTGGTGTTCGTACACGGCCTGCGCAACGCGCTGATCCCGGTATTGACCGTGGTCGGCCTGCAAGTCGGCACGTTGCTGGCCGGTGCGGTACTGACCGAAACCATCTTCTCGTGGCCCGGCATCGGCAAATGGCTGATCGAAGCCATTGGCGCGCGGGACTACCCGGTGGTGCAAAACGGCATTCTGTTGATCGCCTGCCTGGTGATCCTGGTGAACTTCGTGGTGGACATCCTCTACGGCTTCGCCAACCCACGCATCCGTCACCAGCGCTGA
- a CDS encoding ABC transporter substrate-binding protein codes for MKMLPLQAAMAAALLSVAIGVSAKPLVVCTEASPEGFDPVLYTTAVTADAAAETMFNRLVDFKPGTTEVVPALAKDLPEISADGLTYTFHLRDDIKFHTTDYFKPTRNLNADDVLWSFQRQLDPNHPWHKKSLVGYPYFESMGFKELLKSVEKTDDYTVVFTLTRPEAPFLADLGMAFSSIHSKEYADQLLKSGKTEDLNAKPIGTGPFIFTRYQKDAQARFKANPDYFRGKPAVDPLILAISTDNNVRLQKLKANECQIALFPKPDDIPSIKKDPNLKVDELAAMTTSYTALNTTHKYMSDARVRHAINIAFDKAGYTEALFGKGNAVVGTGPYPPTLLGFSDKLKNPPRDLDKARALLKEAGVPEGTEFSLFTRNGGGPTNPNPMLGAQRMQADLAQIGLKVNIKVMEWGEMLKRAKNGEHDMVSAGWVGDNGDPDNFLTPNLSCDAAKNGENYARWCNKEFQDLIDKARATAEPAQRAALYEQAQDVFDKDQPWLPMAYPKLFTAMRKNVEGFTQSPLGTNNFATTQVK; via the coding sequence ATGAAAATGCTCCCGTTACAAGCTGCCATGGCCGCTGCGCTGCTGAGCGTGGCGATCGGCGTATCGGCCAAACCGCTGGTGGTCTGCACCGAAGCCAGCCCGGAAGGTTTTGACCCGGTCCTGTATACCACCGCCGTGACCGCTGACGCCGCTGCGGAAACCATGTTCAACCGCCTGGTGGATTTCAAGCCCGGCACCACCGAAGTCGTTCCCGCGCTGGCCAAAGACCTACCCGAGATCAGCGCCGATGGCCTGACCTACACCTTTCACCTGCGTGACGACATCAAGTTCCACACCACCGACTATTTCAAACCCACGCGCAACCTGAACGCCGACGACGTGCTTTGGAGTTTCCAGCGTCAGCTGGACCCGAATCACCCTTGGCATAAAAAGTCCCTCGTGGGCTATCCGTATTTCGAAAGCATGGGCTTCAAGGAACTGCTCAAGAGCGTAGAGAAGACCGACGACTACACCGTTGTCTTTACCCTGACGCGTCCTGAAGCACCCTTCCTGGCCGACCTGGGCATGGCATTCTCTTCAATCCATTCGAAGGAATACGCCGACCAGTTGCTCAAATCCGGCAAGACCGAAGACCTCAACGCCAAGCCTATCGGCACTGGCCCGTTCATCTTCACCCGGTATCAGAAGGACGCCCAGGCGCGCTTCAAGGCCAACCCCGACTACTTCCGTGGCAAACCGGCAGTCGACCCGCTGATCTTGGCGATCAGCACCGATAACAACGTGCGCCTGCAGAAGCTCAAGGCCAACGAATGTCAGATCGCACTGTTCCCCAAGCCGGATGACATTCCAAGCATCAAGAAAGACCCAAACCTGAAAGTCGATGAGCTGGCGGCGATGACCACCAGTTACACCGCCTTGAACACGACCCACAAATACATGAGCGATGCGCGGGTGCGTCACGCGATCAATATCGCGTTCGACAAGGCCGGCTACACCGAAGCGCTGTTCGGCAAAGGCAATGCGGTGGTGGGGACTGGTCCTTATCCGCCGACCTTGCTGGGTTTCAGCGACAAACTGAAGAACCCGCCTCGCGATCTGGACAAGGCCCGCGCCCTGCTCAAGGAAGCCGGCGTGCCGGAAGGCACCGAGTTCAGCCTGTTCACCCGTAACGGCGGCGGCCCGACCAACCCCAACCCGATGCTCGGCGCCCAGCGCATGCAGGCGGATCTGGCGCAGATCGGCCTGAAGGTGAATATCAAAGTCATGGAATGGGGCGAGATGCTCAAGCGCGCTAAAAACGGCGAGCACGACATGGTATCGGCTGGCTGGGTCGGTGATAACGGCGACCCTGACAACTTCCTTACGCCAAACCTGAGTTGCGATGCAGCGAAAAACGGCGAAAACTACGCGCGCTGGTGTAACAAAGAGTTTCAGGACTTGATCGACAAAGCGCGCGCCACCGCTGAACCCGCCCAGCGCGCCGCACTCTATGAACAAGCCCAGGACGTTTTCGACAAGGACCAACCATGGCTTCCCATGGCTTATCCGAAACTGTTCACCGCCATGCGCAAGAACGTAGAAGGCTTCACCCAAAGCCCTCTGGGGACCAATAACTTCGCCACCACCCAGGTGAAGTAA